A genomic stretch from Telmatocola sphagniphila includes:
- a CDS encoding (2Fe-2S)-binding protein — MDLEDKVCLCFHVSKRKLVNYARLYQPKVASQLSQCGGAGTGCGWCIPFLKQIFKAAVQGGDTTELEKLTPAEYEQRRAAYVRSGQGTPPPGATPLPILEPGQELEGE; from the coding sequence ATGGATCTGGAAGACAAAGTCTGTCTGTGCTTTCACGTCAGTAAGCGGAAGCTGGTCAATTACGCCCGGCTCTATCAGCCGAAGGTGGCTAGCCAGTTGTCGCAGTGCGGCGGGGCGGGCACCGGGTGTGGCTGGTGTATCCCCTTTTTGAAGCAGATTTTCAAAGCGGCGGTGCAGGGGGGCGACACGACCGAGTTGGAAAAGCTGACGCCCGCGGAGTACGAACAGCGCCGGGCCGCCTATGTGAGGTCGGGGCAAGGGACGCCGCCGCCAGGGGCGACGCCGTTGCCGATTCTCGAGCCGGGACAGGAATTGGAAGGCGAGTGA